The region CCGCTGGCAGCAGGAAAGCGAGAAGCGCGCGAACGGTGAAGCCGCGGGGGCAGATCCCGAGGAACGCCCGGTCGGCGGGGCCTACCAGTTGGAGGACGCACGCCGGCTGTACCTGGCCACGATCCTGCAGAACGCCCTGGCGACCGTGCGCGGCCGTGAGCTGGACAGTCCGGACGCGGAGCAGCTCAGCCTCCTGGACGACTTCTTCACCCGCGCCGTTGTCTTCCCCGACCCGCACGGCAACGGGGTGCACCCCCGGCCCCACCAGGCTCTGTTCGGCTGGAGCAGCGAGCCGCCCGGGATCGATCACGCCAGCGAGCCCGGCCGGGCGCTGGCGGTGTTCCTCCTGGCCTACCTGGACCACCACGGCATGGTCCTGACGAAGTCCGCCCGCCCCTCCGTCTGGCCCGCTCCTCCCGTTGAGCGCAGCGGTGCGGGCCGGCCTTCGGTCCGCGACGCGGAGCAGGGCGAGGGAAGCGAGGCGCCGGCGGAGCTTGTCGAGCGCGTCCTGGCCGTGTGGGAGCAGCACTACGCGGCCGTCACCGGCACCAGCGGCGACCGGTGGGAGGCGGAGTCCCGGGACGTCGTGGGGATCGCGCTGCGGACGGTGAAGCTGGCCGACCGGGACGCCTATCCGCAAGTCCTGGAGGAGTTCCTGCGGGCCAACCGGGCGCGGCTGGAGCGGCTGTGGGCCCGCTACGGGCCGGGCGGGCTGTTCGCGGAAGAAGTCGTCTTGGTCGACATGGCGGCCTGCTACGTGCTGTGCGAGCGGATCGAGGCGGTCCCGCTGTGGCTTAAGGGGGTCTGGGACCAGGAGGCGACCGCGCTGGAGCGGCTGCACGACGCCTGGCGGTACGACACCAGGGACAAGGACGGCGGGCGATGAGCACTCCCGATCCCGAGATCCGCGCCGCCTCCGCACCCGACCTCAGCCCCGACCCCCGCCTGCGCATGGGCGACTACATGACGATGCAGGTCAACGCCCGCATGCGGATCTTCGCGGCCTTGGCGGCAGTAGGGATCGAGCCGGACGAGGCCGACCAGCTGGTGTGCGCGGTGGAGGCCGGCGCAGTCGCGGGGGGCCACTGCTGGGTTGAGGAGCAGTGCGAACTGGCGCCCGATGAGCGGGGCGAGGCGTACGGGCAGGGGTGGGACGGCGGGGTCACCGCGTCGATCGACACCTTGGTCGCCACTGCCGACAGCGTGTACCGGCAGCGGGGACGAGCCCTCACCACGTCGGCGGTGCAGAAACTCGCCGAGATCATCCATAACCACCAGCAAGCCAGGGAGAAGGCCGGGCCGGCGGACGGCACTGACGTTTCACATTCGACGGGAACGGGGGCGGGGGAATGAGCGGGATTCAGCTCAAGGAACATCAGGTGAAGCAGAAGGCGGCTTTCCGTAAGTGGGTGGGATTCCCCGCAAGGTCATCCGTGCCCGCGCGGGGGGCGCGGGGCACGATCGTGTCCGCGACTGGGTCTGGTAAGACGATCATGGCAGCCGCGAGTGCGCTGGAGTCCTTCCCGGACGGCAGGATCTTGGTCACCGTGCCGACGCTGGACCTGCTGGTGCAGACCGCCCAGGCGTGGCGGGCAGTAGGCCACCGCTCCCCGATGGTCGCGGTGTGCTCGCTGGAGAACGACGCGGTGCTGAACGAGCTGGGGGTGCGCACGACCACCAACCCGATCCAGCTCGCCCTGTGGGCCGGGTCCGGGCCGCTGGTGGCATTCGCCACGTACGCCTCTCTAGTGGACCGCGAGGACCCCGAGGACCCATCGGGCCGGGCGAAGCTGCGCGGGCCGCTGGAGGCCGCCCTGGCGGGCGGAGACCGGCTGTACGGGCAGCGCATGGACGGCTTCAACCTCGCCATCGTGGACGAAGCCCACGGAACGGCAGGTGACATGGGGCGCCCGTGGGCGGCGATCCACGACAACGCCCGCATCCCCGCCGACTTCCGGCTCTACCTCACCGCCACCCCGCGCATCCTGGCGGCGGCCCGGCCACAGAAGGGCACGGACGGCCAGGAGCTGGAGATCGCGAGCATGGCCGACGACCCCGACGGCACCTTCGGGGCCTGGCTTCCCGGCGCTGAGCTGGGGCTCTCGGAGGCGATCGAGAAAGGCGTCCTGGCGGGGTTCGAGATCGACGTGCTGGAGATCCGCGACCCCTCGCCGATCCTCGGGCTGTCGGAGGAGGCGCTGCGGGGCCGGCGCCTGGCGCTGCTGCAGACCGCGCTGCTGGAGCACGCGGCCGCGCACAACCTGCGCACCGTCATGACGTTCCACCAGCGGGTGGAGGAGGCGCAGGCGTTCGCGGAGAAGCTCCCCGAGACGGCCGCGGAGCTGTACGCGACCGAGCTGTCCGATGAGGAGCTGGCGGAGGCGGAGAAGAAGGTGAAGAAGCTGCCCGCGTCGTCGATCGGCGCGGAGCTGTACGACCTGGAGGCCGGCCGCCACGTGCCCCCGGACCGGGTGTGGTCGGCGTGGCTGTGCGGCGACCACCTGGTGGCCGAACGCCGGGAGGTGCTGCGGCAGTTCGCCAACGGCATCGACGCCAACAGCCGGCGCGTGCACCGGGCGTTCCTGGCGTCCGTTCGCGTGCTCGGGGAGGGCGTGGACATCACGGGCGAGCGGGGTGTCGAGGCGATCGTCTTCGCCGACACCCGCGGCTCGCAGGTGGAGATCGTGCAGAACATCGGCCGGGCGCTGCGCCTCAACCGCGACGGCACCACCAAAGTCGCCAGGATCATCGTGCCGTGTTTCCTCGAGGCCGGGGAGGACCCCGGCGACATGGTCGCCAGCGCCAGCTTCGCCCCCCTGGTAGCGGTGCTCCAAGGGCTCCGCTCCCACGATGAGCGTCTGGTGGAGCAGCTCGCCTCCCGCGCCCTGTCCAGCGGGAAGCGCAAGATCCACGTCAAGAGGGACGAAGCCGGCCGGATCACTGGGGCCGGCGGGGGTGACGGCGAGGACCAGGAGCAGGAGCAGGACGGCGCCGACGCGGCCGCGGAGTCGGCGCTGCTGCACTTCGCCTCGCCCCGGGACGCGGCGACGATCGCGGCGTTCCTGCGCACCCGGGTCTACACGCCCGACTCCCTGGTGTGGCTGGAGGGCTACCGGGCCCTGGTCCGGTGGCGGGCGGAGAACGAGATCACCGGCCTGTACGCCGTGCCGTATGACACGGAGACCGAGGTCGGCGTCACCAAGGACTTCCCGCTGGGGCGGTGGGTGCACCAGCAGAGGAAGGCGGCGCGGGCCGGGGAGCTGGAGCCGCGCCGCAGGGAGCTGCTGGACGAACCGGCGGCCGGGATGGTCTGGGAGCCGGGTGAGGAGGCGTGGGAGGCCAAGCTGTCCGCGCTGCGCTCGTACCGGCGGGCCACCGGGCACCTCGCACCCCGCCAGGACGCGGTCTGGGGCGAGGGCGAGGCGATGGTGCCGGTCGGGCAGCACATGGCCAATCTGCGCAGGAAGGGAGCCAAGAACGGACTGGGCAAGGACCCGGAGCGGGCCGCCGCCCGTGCGGCGCAGCTCACGGAGATCGACCCGGACTGGGACTGCCCCTGGCCCCTGGACTGGCAACGCCACTACCGGGTGCTTGCCGACATCGTCGAAGACGAGGGCTCCCTGCCCTACCTCGCGGCGGGCGTGGTCTGGGACGGCGACGACATCGGCAAGTGGCGGTGGCGGCAACAGGAACCCGGCACCTGGATGCAGCTGCTGCCCGAGCAGCAGGAGCGGCTGACCGCGCTCGGCATCAACGCCCCTGTGGCCCCCTCTCCCGCCCCGACAGCCGGGGAAGCGGCGAAGGGCGCGGACAGGGCGGAGCAGGCGTTCCGGCGGGGCCTGGCGGCCCTGACGCAGTGGGTGGAACGGGAAGGCGACCGGCCCGTGCCGCGCGCGCACGGTGAACAGATCGCGGTCGACGGTGAGGCGGAACCGGTGATCCTGAAGCTGGGCGTATGGATTTCGAACATGCGTTCCAGGCGGGACAGGCTCACCGCCGACCAACTCGCCTCCCTCGCCGCACTGGGCGTCGACTGGGCGGGCGCAGTGCCAGCAGTCCCGGCTGCTTCCGCCCCGGACAACCTCTGACCACTCCCCCGCACGAACCGACCCCGGGCCAGCTCAGGCCCGGGGTCGGTTCGTGCTGCAGGCGGGCGGGCTGTCCGGACCCGGATTCGACCGGATCCGGACCTGGGCGTCCGTGAGGGCCGTAACGCGGGCGTGTAACGCACGCCGATTCTCGATTGGAGGGGTTTTCTTGCAGGTCAGGGGTGAAACGCAGATCCGCGTTACACCCCGGCATTGCACTCGCGTTGCACCTCCGGGCAGCTGTGTCGGGGAGGCTGCACGGCTTGTCATGTCCCTCTGCGCGCGCGCTTGCGATTGCGGCGGCGCCACAGTGCCAGTACGGCTGTCAGTGCGGCCTTGAACCACATCGTGCTCTCCTCGCCTCGATCCGTCCCGGCCTGTCAGCCCAGGGTCCAGCCTCGGGAGTACGAGTGCCCGGCCGGTGTCGCCGGACGCCTCCATCCGGCCCGCCGACACGATGAGGCGGGACCAGGGCGGCGGCTGCGGGGCAGGCCGCCGTGACGCGAACCGGCGCCGCTTCCCCGAGGTGCCCTGTCCGCAGTCCATCCGCCTCCTCCATCACCAGGGCTGAGGACAAGGGAGGGGGCACAGAGGGGATGTCAGCGCCCTGGAGCAGCGGCGGAAACATCACTACCCCAGGTCAGAGGCCCCTTTCGAAGCGGCCTTGACGGAACGGTGTGCCCAGTCCGTTGCCCAGTCCGTTGCCTACCCCGTTGCCCAGTCCGTTGCCCAGTCCGTTGCCGAACGGCACCCGGTAAAGGCTCGGACAACTTCAGCGGCGGTGCCGAGCCGGCTGCTGGCCGGGCTGGCCGGGCAACAACGGCTCCACGGACGCAGCCGCCAGGCGGAGCGGGGCCCTGCACACAGCTCCGATGCTTTGGCCGAAGTCGTGACGAGATGGGCTCGCTCTGGGCGCATAACTCCCATCGGAGCGGGCTAGGTTCTTCCGGTTGTACTGACAGCTTTGAGGGGAATTCTGCGATGTCCCGCATCCGTCCGGTCGCCAACGGCACGCGCACCGATCACCCCGTTCCGGGCCTGGTGTTCATCAACGATGAGCGCCTGCCCCTGGACAACCCCGACGCCATCGAGCGGACCGGCCGCAACCAAGGTGGCGGACTGTGGGGGCGGACTGACCCGACACGCAACGGGGGGTGGGTGGCGTTCACCACCGAGCCGAAGAACCCGGCGTTCGCATGGGCGGTGTACCAGCACCCGGAGTACGGCCGGGTGGTCTTACTCATCGAGGCGGGCGACCTGGGCGGCCTGCATCACCACTGGGTGCACGAGCCCGCGGGGATGCTGTTTCGCCACGGCGGCTACTGGTGGGCCGGTGAACGCTGGCACCGCCCGGGCCTTGTCTGGGACGGCGCCTACGAGCGTAACGACCCCCGCGAAGTGGACAACCAGCTCACCGTCACCGCCGCTGACGTGCTGAAAGCCCCCTGCAATCCCCAGAACGCCGCTGTCGCCAAGATCGCCAGTTTCACGGCACCCGAAACGCCGCCGGCGAACTGGCACGACCACCTGGCACTCTGGGCGCAGCTTCGGGCCTCTCAGCCCGGGGTGCGGCCCCTGACGGAGTGCGTTGTCGATCTGCACGCGCCCGAGTTGGCGGCGGACCGCTTGGTGAACATGGCAGGGCTGGCGAATATCGCGGCAGTGGCGGAAGAGGACATGCCCGACCTGCGCTACGAGGCGGACAAGCTGCCCGAGCCCCAAGCGGAAGCCGACGGGGCCCCGTGGTGGTCGGTGCCCGTGGCCCGGGACTGGGCGGAGAACTTCCATCAGAAGAACGGCCCCAAGTCCCTGCTGGCCGCGACCACCTCGTACGACACCGTCCAGCCGGTGGGCCTGGTGGACGCCCACAACCGGCTGCGGAAGAACTTCCACGACGACCTGACGGAACAACCGCGTGGGAAGCGCCGCAAGCCCTACATGAAGGGCGACGACGCCCACGAGGCCGCCGATGCCCTGGCGTGGACTGCCGCGACCACTCTCATGTACGGGCAGGACCAGGGGCTGATTCCCGGTGGAGCTCTGCGCAAGGTGTTGATCGACGCCGTTCTCGGTCACCTCGCGGACGACGTCGATCAGCACGGCGGAACAAATGACGGCAAGAGGCTGGGAGATCTTCCCGCCGACACGGTCAGGATGCTGGTCTGGTACTTCCAGCACCGTCCCGAGGCGGCGGCCGGCATCTTCGGGGAGATCTGCCTGGACGCACGCCTGCGTTTCGGCATCACCCCTGTCCAGGTCGGCAAGATGCTGAGGGTGTCCTTCCACCTGGACAGCGACCTCGACAGCGACGCGGTACGGCAGCTGATGGACATGGCACTGCCCCCGTCCGCACGCGAGCAGTAGCCGCTCAGGCGGCCGTCAGGCGGTCCAGGCGCTCATAGAGGGCGCGCACCAAGCGGGCGCGGTCTTGGACGCAACGCACTGTGCCCTCCAGCGCCACGGACAGCCGGCCTTCCGCCTCCAGCAGGACGACGTCGGCCAGCGCCCGACACCCGCTGTCCGCCGGCAACTGGTCGGCGCAGCGCCGTACGTCGACGGCGGCCGCGCGGGCACAGGCGGTCAGCTGGAGCGCGATCTGCTCATAGTCGCGCTCCTGCAGCGTGTCCGGGCCGGCCCACGCCAGGACTGCCTTGACGAGGCACTCGTACGGCGCGCGGTCGAACGGGAGCTGCGCTTCGATCAGCCCGTCCGGGTCGTACAGGATCGTGGCCGTGCTGTGCGGGGCGGCCGGGCCGGCCGGGGCGGCGGTCACCGCGGGGTGTCCTGCCCGCAGCCGACTTCGTCGTCCTGGTCCTCGATGCGCTCGAGGAAGCTGGCGAAGCCGCGGTCGGTGCGGGCGAGCAGGTCCGGGGAGGGAACG is a window of Streptomyces sp. NBC_01477 DNA encoding:
- a CDS encoding DEAD/DEAH box helicase codes for the protein MSGIQLKEHQVKQKAAFRKWVGFPARSSVPARGARGTIVSATGSGKTIMAAASALESFPDGRILVTVPTLDLLVQTAQAWRAVGHRSPMVAVCSLENDAVLNELGVRTTTNPIQLALWAGSGPLVAFATYASLVDREDPEDPSGRAKLRGPLEAALAGGDRLYGQRMDGFNLAIVDEAHGTAGDMGRPWAAIHDNARIPADFRLYLTATPRILAAARPQKGTDGQELEIASMADDPDGTFGAWLPGAELGLSEAIEKGVLAGFEIDVLEIRDPSPILGLSEEALRGRRLALLQTALLEHAAAHNLRTVMTFHQRVEEAQAFAEKLPETAAELYATELSDEELAEAEKKVKKLPASSIGAELYDLEAGRHVPPDRVWSAWLCGDHLVAERREVLRQFANGIDANSRRVHRAFLASVRVLGEGVDITGERGVEAIVFADTRGSQVEIVQNIGRALRLNRDGTTKVARIIVPCFLEAGEDPGDMVASASFAPLVAVLQGLRSHDERLVEQLASRALSSGKRKIHVKRDEAGRITGAGGGDGEDQEQEQDGADAAAESALLHFASPRDAATIAAFLRTRVYTPDSLVWLEGYRALVRWRAENEITGLYAVPYDTETEVGVTKDFPLGRWVHQQRKAARAGELEPRRRELLDEPAAGMVWEPGEEAWEAKLSALRSYRRATGHLAPRQDAVWGEGEAMVPVGQHMANLRRKGAKNGLGKDPERAAARAAQLTEIDPDWDCPWPLDWQRHYRVLADIVEDEGSLPYLAAGVVWDGDDIGKWRWRQQEPGTWMQLLPEQQERLTALGINAPVAPSPAPTAGEAAKGADRAEQAFRRGLAALTQWVEREGDRPVPRAHGEQIAVDGEAEPVILKLGVWISNMRSRRDRLTADQLASLAALGVDWAGAVPAVPAASAPDNL
- a CDS encoding restriction endonuclease; its protein translation is MTAAPAGPAAPHSTATILYDPDGLIEAQLPFDRAPYECLVKAVLAWAGPDTLQERDYEQIALQLTACARAAAVDVRRCADQLPADSGCRALADVVLLEAEGRLSVALEGTVRCVQDRARLVRALYERLDRLTAA